A single genomic interval of Chryseobacterium paludis harbors:
- a CDS encoding aminotransferase-like domain-containing protein: protein MNKEFLYTEITNGLASQIRNGVLKPGDKLPSVRKLCLEHQISMNTAKRVFLELESQSLVESKPQSGYFVSQLLSIKLPLPEVSRPSLIANNNEPDELISKVYENMGKNNLTLFSIAIPSGALLPQAKLKKEIIQATRELKSGGAEYEELQGNLKLRRMIAQRSLAWGGNFHENDLVTTNGGMNALSFCLMALGKPGDTIAIESPCYPGILQLATGFGLKVLELPTHPAHGIEIEALKKAIPKIDICLLIPNFNTPLGSCMSDENKKEVVKLLSENNIPLIEDDVYGDIYFGSHRPKCCKSFDKEGNVLYCSSVSKTLAPGYRVGWIAPGKYKDKILKLKLLHSTSSIAIVNEAVANFLKTGKYEKHLQELRRTLQTNYQNYVQTIIQYFPEGTKTSRPQGGLSLWVEFDKKIQTRKLYDLAIKQNISIAPGRMFSLQDQFENCMRLCIGLPWSEDTQQKLIEVGRLAKMIDRQS, encoded by the coding sequence ATGAATAAAGAATTTTTGTACACAGAGATTACCAATGGATTGGCTTCACAGATCAGGAATGGGGTTTTAAAACCTGGAGATAAATTACCTTCAGTAAGAAAGCTATGCCTTGAGCATCAAATAAGTATGAATACAGCAAAGCGTGTATTTCTCGAACTGGAATCACAATCACTGGTTGAATCTAAACCACAGTCAGGCTATTTCGTCAGTCAGTTGCTTTCCATCAAACTACCCCTTCCCGAAGTAAGTCGTCCCTCATTGATCGCTAACAATAACGAACCCGACGAACTGATCAGTAAAGTCTATGAAAATATGGGTAAAAATAATCTCACCCTTTTCTCAATAGCTATTCCTTCAGGAGCCCTACTTCCTCAAGCTAAACTTAAAAAAGAAATTATTCAGGCCACCAGAGAGCTGAAATCAGGAGGAGCCGAATATGAGGAACTTCAGGGCAATTTAAAATTAAGAAGAATGATTGCTCAAAGATCATTAGCATGGGGTGGAAATTTTCACGAAAATGATCTGGTAACAACAAATGGTGGGATGAATGCCTTATCTTTTTGCCTGATGGCTTTGGGAAAACCCGGAGATACAATAGCAATAGAAAGTCCTTGTTATCCCGGAATATTACAGTTGGCCACAGGTTTTGGTCTTAAAGTATTAGAATTACCTACTCACCCTGCTCATGGGATAGAAATTGAGGCCTTAAAAAAAGCAATTCCCAAAATCGATATCTGCCTGTTAATTCCTAATTTTAATACTCCTTTGGGAAGCTGTATGTCTGATGAAAATAAAAAAGAAGTTGTAAAACTCCTTTCTGAAAATAATATTCCACTCATCGAAGATGATGTTTATGGTGATATTTATTTTGGATCACACCGTCCGAAATGCTGTAAATCGTTTGATAAAGAAGGAAATGTTTTATACTGCAGTTCGGTATCAAAAACCCTGGCACCAGGTTATCGTGTAGGTTGGATTGCTCCCGGAAAGTATAAGGATAAAATACTGAAGCTTAAACTACTCCATTCTACCTCTTCCATTGCTATTGTAAATGAAGCGGTAGCCAATTTCCTAAAAACCGGGAAATATGAAAAGCATCTACAGGAACTTCGCCGAACTCTTCAGACTAATTACCAGAATTATGTACAAACCATTATTCAGTATTTTCCGGAAGGTACAAAAACCAGCAGGCCACAGGGTGGACTCTCCCTTTGGGTAGAATTTGATAAAAAAATACAGACCAGAAAACTATATGATCTGGCCATTAAACAAAATATCAGTATTGCGCCCGGCAGGATGTTTAGTCTCCAGGATCAGTTTGAAAATTGTATGAGATTGTGTATTGGTCTCCCATGGTCAGAGGACACACAGCAAAAATTAATTGAGGTCGGAAGACTTGCCAAAATGATCGACAGACAGTCTTAA
- a CDS encoding YfiT family bacillithiol transferase: MSNLEQKRYPIGQFEKPDHICDIELDKYMKVIKNFPDKLRELIEDLTDDQLDTPYREGGWTVRQLVNHLADSHINSYIRFKLALTEDNPTIKPYEEAKWAELQDSINIPVKPAMRMIKGTHQRWHVLLKTLTNKQFERTFHHPENNQDYDLRYYLAFYAWHCNHHFAHIENLKKEKGW, encoded by the coding sequence ATGAGTAATTTAGAACAAAAGAGATATCCGATAGGTCAGTTTGAAAAACCTGATCATATTTGTGATATTGAATTGGATAAGTACATGAAAGTGATCAAAAACTTTCCGGATAAATTAAGGGAGCTTATTGAAGATCTTACAGACGATCAATTAGATACCCCTTACAGAGAAGGAGGTTGGACAGTAAGACAACTTGTTAATCATTTGGCTGACAGTCATATCAATAGTTATATTCGTTTTAAATTGGCTTTAACGGAAGATAATCCAACCATAAAACCATATGAAGAAGCAAAATGGGCTGAACTCCAGGATAGCATCAACATCCCTGTAAAGCCTGCTATGAGAATGATCAAAGGAACACATCAAAGATGGCATGTTTTGCTTAAAACGTTAACTAATAAACAGTTTGAAAGAACTTTTCATCATCCGGAAAATAATCAGGATTATGATCTGAGATACTATCTTGCTTTCTACGCCTGGCATTGTAATCATCATTTTGCTCATATTGAAAATCTGAAGAAAGAAAAAGGTTGGTAA
- a CDS encoding DUF1569 domain-containing protein, with product MVKKSLHNRIYFDEIINRISMLTESYEHKWGKMNVSQMLKHCDLVLQISLRKINLPPVNLLFGTIGILTKVEMQIFNNGIPRNMPTFQKLIVNFECDFNESREGLLKTMNEYWENYTHHNLPEKHELFGKMTESDWGFLEYKHLNHHLKQFNI from the coding sequence TTGGTAAAAAAGAGTCTTCACAATCGTATTTATTTTGATGAAATCATCAACAGAATCTCTATGTTGACCGAGAGTTATGAGCATAAGTGGGGCAAAATGAACGTTTCACAGATGTTAAAACATTGTGATCTGGTTCTTCAGATTTCATTAAGAAAGATCAACCTTCCTCCTGTTAACCTTCTTTTTGGGACAATAGGAATTCTTACAAAAGTAGAGATGCAGATTTTTAACAATGGAATTCCCCGAAATATGCCGACTTTTCAAAAACTAATCGTTAATTTTGAATGTGACTTTAATGAAAGCAGAGAAGGGCTTTTAAAAACAATGAATGAATATTGGGAAAACTATACTCACCATAATCTACCAGAAAAGCATGAGCTTTTTGGAAAAATGACCGAAAGCGACTGGGGCTTTTTGGAGTATAAGCACCTCAATCATCATCTTAAACAATTTAATATATGA
- a CDS encoding alkaline phosphatase — protein MTSNLTKISTLILFVFSLHGFAQNPKVHSHNDYEQKIPFWYALGSGASSIEADVFLDNNELYVAHHENGIKKERTLDELYLKPIEKALELNLASDRPIQILIDIKTDAEPSLQKIVSEIQKHPKIANQKRFTFVISGNQPKPEKYNSYPDFITFDYQSLADLSPKQWQKVAMISQDFKRYSNWNGKGGLMIDDLPKVQDIIKKIKAFKKPIRFWATPDSKTSWEFFVNAGVDYINTDHPKECVTYVQNLKDHTFKNSLFSEIYQPKFLYENKNELVKNVILLIGDGNGLSQISASVLANKGQLTLTQLRNIGFIKTTAVDNFTTDSAAGATAFATGKKTNNRFIGVDSEGKSIQNLTEVLSEKGFNTGVITTDEIVGATPSAFYAHQRDRGMEKEIASDLSKSKLTFFAAGGKSKVSDLSGFSKVDQPKDIAESKSPRLAYFMSENGVPSVLNGRGNLLPEVVQNGLQFLKNKNKPFFIMIEGAQIDSGGHANNVGTIVTEGIDFDKAISQSIQFADQNPGTLVIITADHETGGFSIPHGNLKNSIIEGDFTTEDHSATLIPVFSYGPKADLFMGVYQNNEIFHKILKALNINN, from the coding sequence ATGACTTCCAATTTAACAAAAATCTCTACGCTCATTTTATTTGTATTCTCTCTACACGGATTTGCACAAAATCCTAAAGTCCATTCTCACAATGATTATGAGCAGAAGATACCATTCTGGTATGCGTTGGGATCTGGAGCATCCTCTATAGAAGCTGATGTATTTCTGGATAATAATGAGCTGTATGTTGCTCATCATGAAAATGGAATCAAAAAGGAAAGAACACTAGATGAATTGTATCTGAAACCCATCGAGAAAGCTTTAGAACTTAATTTAGCTTCCGATCGCCCTATTCAGATTCTCATTGATATTAAGACTGATGCCGAGCCAAGTCTTCAAAAAATTGTTTCAGAAATCCAGAAACATCCCAAGATTGCCAATCAAAAACGATTTACTTTTGTTATTTCAGGGAATCAGCCTAAACCGGAAAAATATAACTCTTATCCCGATTTTATAACATTTGATTATCAGAGTTTAGCAGATCTATCTCCAAAACAATGGCAAAAGGTAGCTATGATCAGTCAGGATTTTAAAAGATATTCAAACTGGAATGGTAAAGGAGGTTTAATGATTGATGACCTCCCTAAAGTACAGGATATTATAAAAAAAATTAAAGCATTCAAAAAACCAATACGTTTCTGGGCTACTCCGGATTCAAAAACCTCTTGGGAATTTTTTGTCAATGCAGGGGTTGACTACATTAATACGGATCATCCAAAAGAATGTGTGACCTATGTTCAGAATTTAAAAGACCATACATTTAAAAACAGTCTTTTTTCTGAGATTTACCAACCAAAGTTTTTGTATGAAAATAAAAATGAACTGGTAAAAAATGTAATCTTACTCATTGGCGATGGAAACGGACTTTCTCAAATTTCCGCATCTGTTCTGGCTAATAAAGGACAGCTGACACTAACACAACTGAGGAATATCGGATTCATTAAAACAACGGCTGTAGATAATTTCACCACAGATTCAGCAGCCGGTGCTACGGCATTTGCAACCGGTAAAAAAACAAACAACCGTTTTATAGGTGTGGATTCTGAAGGAAAGTCTATACAAAACCTTACGGAGGTGCTCTCTGAAAAAGGATTTAATACAGGGGTCATTACTACAGACGAAATTGTAGGAGCCACACCTTCAGCATTTTATGCACATCAAAGAGACAGAGGTATGGAAAAAGAGATAGCTTCTGATCTTAGTAAAAGTAAACTGACTTTCTTTGCTGCAGGTGGCAAATCAAAAGTCTCTGATCTGTCAGGTTTTTCTAAAGTAGATCAGCCGAAAGATATTGCCGAAAGCAAATCCCCACGATTAGCTTATTTTATGTCAGAAAATGGTGTTCCATCAGTTTTAAATGGCCGTGGAAATCTTTTACCAGAAGTCGTTCAAAATGGTTTACAGTTTCTTAAAAATAAAAATAAACCTTTCTTTATAATGATAGAAGGTGCGCAGATCGACAGCGGTGGTCACGCCAATAATGTTGGAACAATCGTTACCGAAGGAATTGATTTTGATAAAGCGATTAGTCAATCAATACAGTTTGCTGATCAGAATCCCGGAACTTTAGTGATCATTACTGCTGATCATGAGACTGGTGGATTCAGTATTCCTCACGGTAATCTAAAAAACAGTATAATTGAAGGTGACTTTACTACAGAAGACCATTCTGCTACGCTAATTCCCGTATTTTCTTATGGTCCAAAAGCTGATCTTTTTATGGGTGTTTATCAGAATAATGAAATTTTCCATAAAATTTTAAAAGCCCTGAATATAAATAATTAA
- the ytxJ gene encoding bacillithiol system redox-active protein YtxJ has protein sequence MSFFDKIFGGKEEKPEEKSFWKKIQSEEDLAKAIENSYHDKIAIFKHSTSCFISKTVLRNFESEIKNLGTDVDLYFLDLLAYRSISNKIAEDLDVTHQSPQLIVIENGKAVNNASHQDISITQITR, from the coding sequence ATGAGTTTTTTTGATAAAATATTTGGTGGAAAAGAAGAGAAACCTGAAGAGAAATCTTTCTGGAAAAAAATACAATCTGAGGAAGATTTAGCAAAAGCTATTGAAAACTCGTATCACGATAAAATTGCAATATTCAAACATTCTACCAGTTGTTTCATCAGTAAAACAGTATTGAGAAATTTTGAATCAGAAATTAAAAACCTTGGTACTGACGTTGATCTTTATTTTTTAGATCTCCTTGCTTACAGGTCTATTTCCAATAAAATTGCGGAAGATCTTGATGTAACCCATCAAAGCCCACAGTTGATCGTAATAGAAAACGGAAAGGCAGTCAACAACGCTTCACACCAAGATATATCCATAACCCAAATTACACGATGA
- a CDS encoding DEAD/DEAH box helicase — translation MSFESLGLSHHIIRSIKKLGYLKPFPIQEQAIPVILQGKDLMGIAQTGSGKTASFVMPILEKLQNLEVKKDRNVQVLILVPTRELAIQIDEVFRTFTENLKREIRTMAVYGGVSINPQMKGMFGVEVLIATPGRLLDLIDHKALSISEIKHLVIDEADKMFQLGFGEEMNKLFALMPVMKQTTMFSATLDDKVSEMKERLSINPTIIEIKKEEVEIDNIEQLAYHVSPENKGPFLRYLIKEKKVEKALIFVSSTKSADNLVEKLKKNKIKAVAIHGQKSQGARRNNLEEFKVNGAQILVATDLLGRGIHIESLPCVINYELPRSPLDYIHRIGRTGRANEKGTSITILTDDELQHFRVIQKKMGKKVTLQRTEGIDLHGY, via the coding sequence ATGTCATTTGAGTCTTTGGGATTATCACACCACATTATTCGTTCTATCAAAAAGTTGGGCTATCTGAAGCCTTTTCCAATTCAGGAGCAGGCTATTCCTGTTATTCTGCAAGGAAAGGATTTGATGGGAATTGCACAAACCGGTTCCGGAAAGACGGCTAGCTTTGTGATGCCTATTTTAGAAAAATTACAAAACTTAGAGGTTAAAAAAGATCGTAATGTTCAGGTTTTAATATTGGTTCCTACCCGTGAGTTAGCGATTCAAATAGATGAAGTTTTCAGAACTTTTACAGAGAATCTGAAGCGTGAGATCCGTACAATGGCTGTTTATGGTGGTGTTTCTATCAATCCACAGATGAAGGGAATGTTTGGGGTAGAAGTTCTTATTGCAACACCTGGCCGTTTGTTAGATTTAATAGATCATAAGGCGTTGAGTATTTCAGAAATTAAACATTTAGTAATTGATGAGGCGGATAAAATGTTTCAATTAGGGTTTGGAGAAGAAATGAATAAGCTTTTCGCTCTGATGCCCGTAATGAAACAAACGACTATGTTTTCGGCGACCTTAGATGATAAGGTTTCTGAAATGAAAGAGCGTTTATCGATTAATCCTACGATTATTGAAATTAAAAAAGAAGAAGTTGAAATTGATAATATTGAGCAATTGGCTTATCATGTCTCTCCTGAAAATAAAGGCCCTTTTTTACGTTATTTAATTAAAGAAAAGAAGGTTGAAAAGGCGTTAATTTTTGTTTCTTCTACAAAATCTGCAGACAATTTAGTTGAAAAGCTTAAAAAAAATAAAATTAAAGCAGTAGCTATTCACGGACAGAAGTCACAGGGTGCCCGTAGAAATAATTTAGAAGAGTTTAAAGTAAACGGAGCTCAAATTTTGGTCGCTACGGATTTACTTGGCCGTGGTATTCACATCGAGTCTTTACCTTGCGTTATTAATTATGAACTGCCACGTTCACCCTTAGATTATATCCACCGTATCGGTAGAACGGGTCGTGCCAACGAAAAAGGGACTTCCATTACCATTCTGACGGATGATGAATTGCAGCACTTTCGAGTGATTCAAAAGAAAATGGGTAAAAAAGTGACTTTACAAAGAACAGAAGGTATTGATCTGCATGGTTATTAG
- a CDS encoding DMT family transporter: MITNKISKDQAVNGWVNGFIGVLLFSGSLPATKLAVMDMSPIFVTIARAAIAGILALAVILIYKEKRPAKEQILPLILVSIGCVIGFPLLSSLALQYITSAHSIVFLGMLPLATAVFGVFRGGERPHPVFWFFSIVGSLLVIGFAVSQGISASPIGDILMLAAVILCGLGYAEGAKLSRTLGGWQVISWALILALPLMIPLFFIYFPKDIQVVSNQAWFGLAYISLFSMFIGFIFWYKGLAQGGISTVGQLQLLQPFFGLALAAYFLHEPVSIGMLGVTIGVILCVAGTKKFAK, translated from the coding sequence ATGATTACAAATAAAATTTCAAAAGATCAGGCAGTCAATGGATGGGTTAATGGCTTCATCGGAGTATTGTTATTTAGTGGATCTTTACCTGCGACAAAATTAGCTGTTATGGATATGAGTCCTATTTTTGTAACAATCGCACGAGCAGCAATCGCTGGGATACTTGCCTTGGCTGTTATTCTAATTTATAAGGAAAAGAGACCTGCAAAAGAACAGATATTACCTTTGATTTTAGTTTCCATAGGCTGTGTTATCGGCTTTCCGTTACTCTCTTCTTTAGCACTTCAGTATATAACTTCTGCGCATTCTATTGTATTTTTGGGAATGCTTCCATTAGCAACAGCTGTATTTGGAGTATTCAGGGGTGGGGAGCGTCCTCATCCTGTATTTTGGTTTTTCTCTATTGTAGGAAGCCTGTTGGTTATAGGATTTGCTGTTTCACAAGGAATTTCCGCCTCTCCGATAGGCGATATATTGATGTTGGCAGCTGTAATTTTATGTGGATTAGGTTATGCTGAAGGAGCGAAATTATCCAGAACATTGGGTGGATGGCAAGTGATCTCGTGGGCTTTGATCCTCGCTTTACCCTTAATGATTCCATTGTTTTTTATATATTTTCCTAAAGATATTCAAGTTGTGAGCAATCAAGCATGGTTTGGTCTGGCTTATATCTCCTTATTCAGTATGTTCATTGGTTTTATTTTCTGGTACAAAGGGCTAGCACAAGGAGGAATAAGTACAGTAGGTCAATTACAACTATTACAGCCATTTTTTGGATTGGCTTTAGCGGCATATTTTCTTCATGAACCCGTAAGCATAGGCATGCTTGGAGTAACGATTGGCGTAATTCTGTGTGTTGCAGGAACAAAAAAGTTCGCTAAATAA
- a CDS encoding pseudouridine synthase codes for MTNQSESRERKTYGKPAPKRGGKSFDSRDKYERGSLKYGRRASAGNERDEDKARSFVQKRRLSKIEKDIHKDTIRLNKYIANSGICSRREADELIIQGLVEVNGKVVTEMGYQVQKSDKVIFDGQNITPEKPVYVLLNKPKGYISTTKDDKARKTVMDLVANASPYRVFPVGRLDRSTTGVILLTNDGHMTKKLTHPSFDAKKIYHVTLDKKLSNEDMKLIVEGIRLDEGVAVVDQISYIEGKPKNEVGIEIHIGWNRVIRRIFQRLGYEVEALDRVMFAGLTKKNIKRGHWRILSELEVNNLKML; via the coding sequence ATTACTAATCAAAGCGAAAGCAGAGAAAGAAAGACTTACGGGAAACCAGCTCCAAAAAGAGGCGGAAAAAGTTTCGACAGTAGAGATAAATATGAGCGAGGCAGCTTAAAGTATGGCAGAAGAGCTTCTGCAGGAAATGAAAGAGATGAAGACAAAGCAAGATCTTTTGTACAGAAAAGAAGATTAAGCAAAATCGAAAAAGATATTCATAAGGATACGATCCGTCTTAATAAATACATCGCAAACTCAGGAATATGCAGCAGGAGAGAGGCTGATGAGCTGATCATACAAGGGTTGGTAGAAGTAAACGGAAAAGTAGTTACTGAGATGGGCTACCAGGTTCAGAAAAGTGACAAAGTGATCTTTGACGGGCAAAACATCACTCCTGAAAAACCGGTTTATGTACTTTTAAATAAGCCTAAAGGATATATTTCTACAACGAAAGATGACAAAGCAAGAAAAACTGTAATGGATCTTGTTGCTAATGCTTCTCCTTACCGTGTTTTTCCTGTAGGAAGATTGGACCGTTCTACAACGGGGGTTATTCTTCTTACTAATGACGGACACATGACAAAGAAGCTAACTCACCCATCTTTTGATGCTAAAAAAATCTATCATGTAACATTGGATAAAAAATTGTCCAATGAAGACATGAAGCTAATTGTTGAAGGTATTCGTCTTGATGAAGGTGTAGCAGTGGTAGATCAAATTTCATATATCGAAGGGAAACCTAAAAATGAGGTTGGGATTGAAATCCATATTGGATGGAACCGTGTTATCAGAAGAATATTCCAAAGATTAGGATACGAAGTTGAAGCCTTAGACAGAGTGATGTTTGCAGGATTGACAAAGAAAAATATCAAAAGAGGACACTGGAGAATTCTTTCAGAATTAGAGGTGAACAACTTAAAAATGCTTTAA
- a CDS encoding amidase has protein sequence MKKVILSAVFFSAFLAKAQNSPANEFKYLEYDIQKIQSLYKSNKTSVKEVVEAYLKRINDIDKNGVQLNSIITINPDALKIADSLDHLDPKLKDKPLFGILVLLKDNIDTHDKMPNTAGSLALKNSFPLQDSYLAKKLREAGAVIIGKTNLSEWANFRGMKSTSGWSGLGGLTKNPYILDRNTCGSSAGSGAAISANLGIIAIGTETNGSIVCPSSLNGVVGLKPTVGLISRKGIIPISSTQDTPGPMARTVKDIAISLGTIVGEDKNDIKTVGSSQFLHKDYTKFLTLNGLKGKRFGYIKGITNGASKKVDELFLKTLQNLKDQGAIIVEIEKELISEEVQQKSFELMVAEYKDGLNDYFQSLGKNAPIKNIDELIAFNKNNKEELQYFGQEFLILSAKGDGTKDKNYANAVKVAKEGSQDNGIDFAMKKYTLDAIIAPTTTEAWKTDLKNGDHYSYGSADAAAIAGYPSITLPMGYVDELPVGISFFAEKWQEGKLITMAYTFEQSNPQRKVPQFLK, from the coding sequence ATGAAAAAAGTTATTTTGTCAGCAGTATTTTTTAGTGCATTTTTAGCAAAAGCCCAAAACTCGCCTGCCAATGAATTTAAATATTTGGAATATGATATCCAAAAGATTCAAAGCTTATATAAAAGCAATAAAACTTCTGTAAAAGAAGTGGTTGAGGCATATTTAAAACGAATTAATGACATCGACAAAAATGGAGTTCAGTTAAATTCTATAATTACTATAAATCCCGATGCCCTTAAAATTGCGGACTCTCTTGATCATCTTGATCCAAAATTAAAGGACAAACCTTTATTCGGAATTCTTGTCTTATTAAAGGATAATATTGATACACACGATAAAATGCCAAATACAGCTGGTTCTTTAGCTTTAAAGAATTCGTTCCCTTTACAGGATAGTTATCTGGCAAAAAAATTACGGGAAGCAGGTGCCGTGATCATTGGAAAAACAAATCTCAGTGAATGGGCTAATTTTCGGGGTATGAAATCTACGAGTGGCTGGAGTGGTCTTGGTGGATTAACCAAAAACCCTTATATCCTGGATAGAAATACCTGCGGATCTAGTGCCGGTTCCGGAGCAGCCATTTCAGCCAATCTTGGTATTATTGCCATTGGAACAGAAACCAATGGATCTATTGTCTGCCCTTCCAGCCTCAACGGAGTGGTAGGACTGAAACCTACAGTAGGCTTAATTTCAAGAAAAGGGATCATTCCAATTTCAAGCACCCAAGATACACCCGGGCCAATGGCCAGAACAGTAAAAGATATTGCAATTAGTCTCGGAACAATAGTCGGTGAAGATAAAAACGATATTAAGACAGTGGGGTCCAGTCAGTTTTTACATAAAGATTACACGAAATTTCTAACCTTAAATGGACTTAAGGGTAAAAGATTCGGTTATATAAAAGGGATTACCAATGGTGCCAGCAAAAAAGTAGATGAATTATTTTTAAAAACCTTACAAAACTTAAAAGATCAGGGCGCTATTATTGTAGAGATAGAAAAAGAGCTTATTTCTGAGGAAGTACAGCAGAAATCTTTTGAACTGATGGTTGCAGAATATAAAGATGGACTTAATGATTACTTTCAATCTTTAGGAAAGAATGCTCCAATAAAAAATATAGATGAACTGATTGCTTTCAATAAAAATAATAAAGAAGAATTACAATATTTTGGACAAGAGTTTCTGATACTTTCAGCAAAAGGAGATGGAACAAAAGACAAAAATTATGCAAATGCTGTAAAAGTAGCTAAAGAAGGAAGTCAGGATAATGGAATTGATTTCGCAATGAAAAAATACACATTAGATGCCATCATTGCCCCAACCACCACAGAAGCCTGGAAAACAGATTTAAAAAATGGGGATCATTATTCGTATGGAAGTGCAGATGCTGCTGCTATTGCTGGATATCCAAGCATTACTTTACCTATGGGATATGTTGATGAACTACCCGTTGGTATTTCATTTTTTGCCGAAAAATGGCAGGAAGGAAAATTGATTACTATGGCTTATACTTTTGAACAGAGTAATCCACAACGAAAAGTACCTCAGTTTTTAAAATAA
- a CDS encoding Crp/Fnr family transcriptional regulator, producing the protein MKNINNYLAKVLNVPTEQVNSCSLHYEVKKIPKNQFLLQYGEICRYVFFVEKGLLKMYSIDKNGKEHIIQFAPESWLISDRTSIYFNEQSVYYIEAVEDSEVLFLHPDFFNKLVSQFPDSAERRDILIQKHVRSLQDRINSLLGETAEERYLKFIKMYPDLLLRVPQWMIASYLGITPESLSRVRKELARKNFVVD; encoded by the coding sequence ATGAAGAATATTAATAACTATTTAGCTAAAGTTTTAAATGTTCCCACAGAGCAGGTAAACAGCTGTAGCTTACATTACGAGGTAAAAAAGATACCCAAAAACCAATTTCTTTTACAATACGGTGAAATCTGCCGCTATGTTTTTTTCGTGGAGAAAGGGCTTTTGAAGATGTATTCCATCGATAAAAACGGAAAAGAGCATATTATACAATTCGCTCCTGAGAGCTGGCTCATTTCTGACAGAACGAGTATTTACTTCAACGAACAGTCTGTGTACTATATAGAAGCCGTTGAAGATTCTGAAGTCTTGTTTTTACACCCGGATTTCTTTAATAAACTGGTTTCTCAATTTCCGGATAGTGCTGAAAGAAGAGATATTTTAATACAAAAACATGTAAGAAGCCTTCAGGACAGGATCAATTCTTTGTTGGGGGAAACTGCCGAAGAAAGATACTTAAAATTCATCAAAATGTATCCAGACTTACTGTTAAGGGTTCCACAATGGATGATTGCTTCCTATTTGGGAATTACTCCTGAAAGTTTAAGCCGGGTAAGAAAAGAACTAGCGAGAAAAAATTTCGTTGTAGATTAA
- the pncA gene encoding bifunctional nicotinamidase/pyrazinamidase yields the protein MKKALIIVDVQNDFCEGGALAVPGANEIIPYINLLMEENEYDQIVLTQDWHPADHKSFASNNGKKVGESIILGGVPQFMWPDHCVQGTFGAEFHKDLNRDKVTHIIQKGKNTEIDAYSGFQDNNHFMKTGLDDFLKYHDIQLLEIVGLAMDYCVKFTCTDAVANGYVTCLHFNGTRAVNVKPDNGRDAIYEMIQKGVTILG from the coding sequence ATGAAAAAAGCGTTAATAATAGTAGATGTACAGAATGATTTTTGTGAAGGTGGAGCCTTAGCTGTTCCGGGAGCCAATGAAATTATTCCCTATATTAATCTTCTTATGGAAGAAAATGAATACGATCAGATTGTTTTAACCCAGGATTGGCATCCTGCAGACCATAAAAGCTTTGCAAGTAATAATGGAAAAAAGGTTGGCGAAAGTATTATTTTAGGAGGAGTCCCTCAGTTTATGTGGCCTGATCACTGTGTTCAGGGAACTTTTGGAGCCGAATTTCATAAAGATCTGAACAGAGATAAAGTAACCCATATTATTCAGAAAGGTAAAAATACTGAAATTGATGCCTACAGTGGTTTTCAGGATAACAATCACTTTATGAAAACCGGTCTTGATGACTTCTTAAAATACCACGACATACAGCTCCTAGAAATTGTAGGTTTGGCAATGGACTATTGCGTAAAATTTACTTGTACAGATGCTGTAGCTAATGGATACGTAACTTGTCTGCATTTTAACGGAACCCGTGCAGTGAATGTAAAACCGGATAATGGAAGGGATGCAATTTATGAGATGATCCAAAAAGGAGTTACCATTTTAGGATAA